The genomic region TACTTTTGAAATCAAacacttcagtttttcctttcaaaatgttcttttatGAGAAATTAAATGCTTTGGGTTTACCCCAAATcactatttgaaaataattattaaaaaaacaagaataagtgtttcttctattttttcttgcagtgaTTCACATCCTAAAGGTCCCTCTCTGGGTCACAATCCAAAGAAGATTTCAAAAGTGGGTATGACAAGAATCATTTTGCAACCAGCTGATGACCATAAGGAAGGCTTGCTAACTCACTCCCTCCAAAGTTCACccatttttagaaaaatgttgTGACATATTTCACGAAAAACATGTTTTACTGTTGGGTGAAAGAGGAACTGAAAACAgctgaacaaaataaaaccactgcAATTGGCAAACACTTCACTGGTCTaaactctttttatttctggataACATTAAGCTGCCTGTTTCTCTTTTataattaaagcaaaacaaaacaacagcctGGTTTTTATTTAGCAGCCTTGGTGGCAGTTTTCTCCTCTAAACTCCAGCTGCTATAACATCAGGCATCTATCCTTAGTGGTTGCTGGACAGTGGAAAAAACAAGAATTCGCAAGGATGTCCTAGCCTATGGCTATATTTAAGtatgccagggcctcaccaccctcacagggaacaatttcttcctcatatccaatctaaacccaccctctgtcagtgtgaaaccattcccccttgtcctgtcactccatcccttgtaaaGAGTCTCTCCATCTTTCCCGTAGGTtcccttcaggtgctggaaggccACAAAGCCTTCTGTCCAAAGCCTTCTGTCTTTCAGGCTGAAAAATCCCAATTCACTCAGCCTTTCCAGGCTGAAGATTCCTAATCCTCTTAGACTTTtaatatgcctttttttttttcaacatacTTGGAGCATAACCCTTGGCAAAGGGGGATGAAGAGGAAATCTGTTCAACTTACAGAGAATCAGATGCTGCCATTTGGGGAGGCACCTCCTGTCACAATGTCATATCCAGGCAGCTCTCCATGAGGGCTGAATCCAGATGCCATCCAGCCAGTTGTGTGGATGTGCAGCTCAACCTCATCAGCTCCTGTTCCTCATGGTCCCAGTGGAGGTAGAACATGCTGGAAGGATCCAATAAGGTGGGGAAACGCAGCAGTGGAGGTGCAAGCTGGCCAGAACAAAAGCAtgggaggaacaagaggaagaGCATTCTCTTGATCCCTGAGAAGAGCATCACCATCATCACTGCAGTTTCTGAGTCTTGCTGACACCTCGGGCAGCTACGAGGGGCCCAGTTTATATGGAAGTGCCCGAGGCTGGGCCTGTTGCCAGGAAGGAGGGCTGGAACCCGACTGTTCTATATTCAATTTAAAATGTAGGAAAGATCAACACTTTATATAACATGCCCTGGCACCCTGCCTGAGTGAAACTGTGCTAAGCCATCTCATATACatctttaaacatttttaacagcTGTTTTGTACTACTGAACCAAAACAAGGCAGCAAAGTGTTTACCTCCTACCCGGTACTCCTCAGGGTAGGTGAATGTTGGCTCTCCTCACCAAGGAAAAAGGGCTCTTCTGACGAACTTGTCTTTCCATTGCATATTCTGAAATGAACCCTGATTGTGCCACTCTGGTGGGATGATTATGGACAAATTTGTTGGAAACAGCCTAAGTCTTAATGCCACGGCTTATTAGAGGAAGCTGCCATGGCACATGAAAAGGGCTCTTGTGACAGCAATCTGGAAGAGTAGAATAAGAAAAATGCCTCTTCTCCATGTGTTAAATGTTGGTGGGAGTGAGTCAAAGGAGAAAAGTGCATCATCTTTTGTGCTGCCTGAGACCTTTCAGTGTAATGACATAAAAACAAAGACCCTCAGCAGGTTTCTGACCAGTTCTGCCAGGAAGTGCTTTGTCCGTCTCCAATTTGCCCAGTTGCATAATCCACTACAAAACTTATCCCAGATCTGTGGATTTTGGAGGACATGGTGGTTTATTTCAATTAACTTGCAGGGGAACTGTAGAAAAGCCCTTTGTACTATTTTTCTGGGACAGGCATGTGAAAAACAGATGAACCACAGAGAAGGAGAGCTACCTGTTCTGATCCTCAGGGACAGGGTTTAAAGAGATCAAATTGCACACAGATTGTTTGGATCCCAGGTCATGTTGTTGACAGTCCTGCTTTAGAGAGCAAGTATATTTATGgcttcttttttaaattctttaataAAATGCTGACTTTTTTTATACTGTCTGCTCCAGAGAGGCCCAAGACCCTGTTTGGGGGGAAGCAGGCAGGGCTGAAGGATACAGTAATGCAAAGTGAATATTTGAAGGTTAGGACAGCACAGGGATATCAAAACCGAGAGACTTTGGCCCCTCTGGGAGATGAACCAAAGACAGAATTAATCATgaagtgggaagggaaaaaggcaaGGGAATCTGCATCTTGTAGAGCTGCCCATGTGAGgaattttccctgtttcttgTTCTTCCGCTTTTAAGCAGAAAATCCCTTCCTCACATAGAGCAATGTGAGAGATTGGAGGATGCAACTGAGATGCTGCTGGAATATGTAACTGTCCTGGAATTGCAAGGAGAggtggtttagctgtgtgacaagGACTGGAATTGCATGGTCTCTTGGGTGGAACAGGATGTGGTGGTGTTTGCATGGCACTGCTAAGGGGCGTGGGAGAcgtgcagcagcaggaagataCCACAGATTGGCAGTGAGCAGCATGCCaaggaagattttaaaattatagatGACTTGAAAAGAGGCAGGAAGATAAAATCTGCTTCCTTTAGAAAACTAAATGCTCACACAGGAGCTAAGTGTGAAAAGAAGGAGGAGAGTCAGAACCACAGGATGCAATGGCACCTCTGAGTATCTGCCTCAGGCAACAGACagacaggagaggaaagcagtGAAGTTTCTCTGAGTTTTCTCTCTGGGGGTTATGATGACGTGCAACAAACTTGGGAGTAGAAGGAGGAAAATGCTATGCCCAGTACTCTCAAAACAGCCCTGATTGTTCCACTGCTGAAATCCTTTGCAGGCAGCACACACGTCCCAGACACACAGCCAACTTCCACCCCACACCTCCCCAGCTCAGCAACTCCCTGTTGCAGTGCAGGAAGCGGCAGAATCCTGTTATCTAGAACCAGCTGAAGCAATGTCAGTATCATTTCACAATATTTGCATTCTGGTGAGGTTATTTAACACCCCAGCTTGTTCTTTTAGGacaaattttaacaaaaaattcaactgaaaaagaaactggGTTTAAAAATGTCTGAAGGCTGATATCCAGATAGATACTTAACAGAGTGGTGACTTGAACCTTGGGTAACTAGGCTAAAAAATATCCTTACATTCAGCTAGTCACTTCTTTGACAGCCCTCTTTTCCATGTTTGAATCTATCCCAGATTCTCTTTATTTCAAAAAACTATAGCCCTTGTGGAAGATGGTGCCAAGCTAACTCACCTTTTGCCACACATCTGCAGGATGATTTCTGCCAAATCCTATGGATCATatggaagcagcagaggagatgTAAAGCTCCTTGTTGAGTAATGCATGCAATCCTGAAGGAAAGGGGGTGGCATAAGGGAGACTTTTTCACAAGCTACCTCGTAAAAGGACTTCACCTTTGCTTAATGTAACTTCTCAGCTCTTTCACTGTTGTGGGCTTGTTTATCCATAGCTGTGTTGTACAAATCCTCCTGTTCCAGGAGTTGTCCCACTGCAACTGTGAAAAGACCTTTCCTTCTTCACAGGCTGAAAATCCTGGATGCCCAAAAAACCTCTGAGGATAGAAAGGAGGATATTCTCTTTATAATAAGTAATTTGCAAAATGGGTTAGCAGGGACAGATGCATCAGCATGTGAGGGATGTTTACAGAATGGGGAATTGTTGGACTGTagttctttttccccttttcccttttcaagcTTCAGAGGGGTGCCAAAAACACTGTTGAGGGCAGGGGCATCCCAGGTGACATATAAAGACATTTTGGAACAGATATAAACAGTGTCTACATAGCCATTTTCTGGACAGACTTGTCATCTGAAAGCtcagagcactgggagcacagaGAGGGTCAAAGATGAGCACTTCCCAGGCTGACAAATTGGCTTTACTTGTCTCACACAGCAAATAGGAGGGCACAGGCACACCCGCATCTGCAGAAATTGATGCCTGCTGGTAACACCTTGCACAGTAGATCAGGAGTAATCAGGAGAGTCTCTGTTTTTGAAGGCCACCGATGTGGGCTCTGCAATGACTGTGCATTTGATGTATTTCAGTCATACCCACACAGCCTCCCAGGAGCAGCGGTGAAGTGCAATTATGCAGAAAGCATTCAGTTCCAGAAAGCCTGTCATTTATGGACAATGGTTTTGTGGTGATGTTTCAGAGACAGAAGTGTTCTAACAGCTTGGTCACTGAGTCTTTGTGTTCTCACATTGATTAACTAAAGATCTGTATCTGACATCCTGTAAATACCTACTGCTGCAACAGTGCTGGTCCCTGCACATTCTCCTGAACTCAGTCACATGGATTCCTAGAACTTCTTCATACTGTGATACCCCTCCCAGCTTTACACCCAAAATCACTTATCTGTGCTGTAAAAATGCCTAACTGGAAGAcggaatcataaaatcatagaatggtttgggttggaaggggccttaaagatcatcacTTCAactctcctgccatgggcagggacaccttccactagaccagacaGACAGGCCACTGTGCAGACATGGACAAGAAAGCAGCCACCTCATTTTCTTGGCAAATGTGGTTAAAAAATGGCAatacacagagaaacaaaacatgaTGCATGGATTGGACTTTTCAAGAAAGCAAATTATCAGTGCTTCTTTTCTCTGAGAGTCTGCGTCGTGAAAAGTCTGACGGTGGCTCAAGCTGAGCATGAGTCAGAGGATTCTTCTCAGCATTTTGTAGGCTGTCCTCTTACACAGAGAATTTTCTCATTATCTCCTTTCAAATGGCACAGAGATGAGCATGCTACCTGTGTCTGATGGATCTACTTGTTTCTGCAGAGGAATGTGAAAGCAGTGATGATATCTCGGGGCTAGATATTTCCACCAagtaatttctatttatttctgtcatcTCTAAAAAAATCCAACAGTTATCCACAAGACCCCTTATTAGGAAAGATGTTGAAGATGGAGATCACCATGAAGACTGCAGGAATTAAAACAGAACAGCAGGTCAGCAAGGAAGGGAGGACAGCAAATTCATGGCAGCTACAGTGAAATGCCATCCGTCTGCCTTCTCTATGGAAGGATGATCAAACTGAATTACAGGCTCAGATGACTTTGCCACTTTTCCCTCAACGCTGAatgccttaaaaaaacccatcagcATATGTCATGAGAAATAATACGGTAATGCTGACTACAAAGAGCTACTGAAATACACTAATTGTGAAGAAAACACGCCTACAGCATGGAAGCCCATTTATCAAATGAGGTTTACACCTTCATCAGGGTGACATCCATTCCAGGTGTCAAGGGCACCTTGATATAATTGACTCCAAACTTTGCCCCTGAAGTAGAGCAGACAAATAGCCAAGTGCACAATTGTGAGAATCAGATATTGTAACTTAGGGCAGCCTAAGCGATGAAAGGAAATGTGACACAGCAGGTGAAGAATGAACAGCAACTGCACCAAAACAGTAAATGATTGCTCCATGGATCTGAGAAATGTGATGAGGGCTCTGTCCCCACTTTGCAGTACACCCACCCTGGCTCTACTGTGCCATAACATGGTGCAGAACAGAACTCATTTTTCTCAGTACATCATTCTGCTGAAGAATGGGAATGGGAGCATTTTATGGTCTCCAGGAGGATTCAACTGCAAAGGGGTCTCTCTGAAACCAGAGGTACAGATAATTCTGGCACTACAAGCTGGCCTACTTGTCAGGAATGTCTGCATCACAACAGGATGGTATCTGTCTGCCAAAATACCCTTGTCATTCTCCACTCAATTACCCTCAATAATGGGCTATTGCCCTTCCTGGGTCACTCATTTTTCCAGGTGTTTCTTCAGGAGTCCCAGGATTTGCCTGAAGCTGAGGGGATGATCACAGCAGTCCACTTTCCCCAAGGTGACTTCAACCATTAACTGATTCAGCTGTCCCTGTCAGGTAGCTTGCTTACTCCTGTAACACTTGGAACTGTTTGAGGACCGTTTCCATATcctttggtttttccttttgcaaaagAGCCTGTGGGAGTGTGCTGCTATGGTGACTCTAAACACCTCTCAACACCTATTTCCCTTGGGGCTGCTGCAGTGTCACTGCTAAAGTAGCAGCTGCTTTTGGTAGGACAATTTTCTCATTATTCCTTTTAAACTGAATTTCTAGCTATAAGCTCCAGTAAATGTAAGAGGTGTAATGAGGCGGGTGCTTTACAAATGCAGTGAAAAGACAGCCTGTTGTTCAAAGAGCGAAATATCTAAATTAAACACACTAACCCATAGAAATCCATTTGGTTTTTGTTGCGGTTTTTTCTGAGTATTAAGTTAAATTTCCCATGAAGGACAATTTTCCCAAATCAAACCAGCTTGCTTTAATCTATTCTTCCTGTTGAGCCCCTGCAGAAATGGGCCCAGAATATCACTCTGCTTTGTTGTTGCTAGAGAGCTAAAGAGCATAATTTACATTTCTAAATCTGCTAGGAAGGTGTGACAATGGTTTCCATCTAGTGGCTTCACTATAAAAAGAGGAagatggagaaggaggaaaatgaggatgcagggtttgatttttcttatttttttttttatacgtAAATATATCCAGTAATCTTATCTATTAATTATTCCTGACTTATGCTGCTGTAAGTAAAAGGATTCAGATTCTTCAGTCAACACATCTGTTCTTTTAGATCCAGGAAAATATAGAATTCAGAAGTCTGTTATAACACCAAGAATAAGCGACTCTCCACCTCTATGGTCTCCattttattgctgctgcttGTGAAGAATCTCTGATCACAAGGATGTAGATGAAGAAAAGGAATGGTTGTCAAATTCTGTTTTGGTTGGCTAGATGATTTCAGGGTAAAAAGAACATTAAATATACTTACAATGTGCACAGCCCATGAACAGACAGATATAGCTTATATTCCTGAGTACAAATAATACCTACAAAATATACTAGGTATGCAACTGAGCCAGTCATAGCTTGTGCTGTGTGTTACTTAattggtgggaaaaaaagagaagtttttgGAAGAGCTCTTTCGCCACTGTCTTCCACTTGATTGTATTTAATAGGCTTTTCCATGTggttttccaaatatttctctgGAATACCATGCTTCCTTGGGTTCTGCACATCAttttctgctgtgcctgtgaaGGGAGTCAGTCTGTCAGCCAGTTCACTTCTCACTTTGTCAGCTGCATTTTTCCAGAGATTCTCTGCAACAGTAAATCATTAAAATGAGAGGGTAAGACTGCAGACTCTCAACAGCAGGTAAAACACAGGATTGACACAAACTCCCAGCAAATCAGGTGAAACTTTTCTTTGGGATCTTACAACCCCCACTGCTGCATTCTTTGGCTCTGAAAGTGAGATGCACTGTGGTGTAGTGTCAGGTACTATTTTGCTCTCAGCAGGGAAAAGGGCTTTCCATGTGAATCTTTAGCACTTCCAGCCTTCTTGCTGGCAGCGGAGCTAAAACATAAGGCATGCAGTTCTACACAAGTGAGGAATGGTGCCTTTACCCACCACATTTCAGTGGCCATCCATTTCCTCCACACTTTCACCTCCCCTTACTCCAGGCAGATGACACTAAACACAAAGAAACGCCAAACACTGATATAAATGCACACAGTTGTGAGGTAGAAGATGCTTACGAATtgtctctcttctgttttccagtaCAGAGAATGAGCCATCACTCATCTTCCTTGGAGCCTGTGTTTTCCGGAAGATTTTTGGCTCCTGGATCCACGCGTGTTTCATCGCTTCATCAGGAGTCATGCGCAGGGAAGGTTCCCACCTTAAATCCACGGGAGACAAATCATTATTCAGCTATTTCTAACTGAAAATTAGTACAAGGCAGAAGATTCAGCCCTGTCTTTTGAAAGTCAGGTCATGAGGAcattttttttgaaacaaaataattttatctttttatccTAAAATCACGGAAAAATGTTATGTGACCTCCTCCATCCTTCAAAACCTATTTACGTCAGCACTGTGCTGATCAAACCCTCTGCAGCATCAAACCATTTTTAACATGCAGTTCCTGGTGTTATTAGGGTAGAGACCCAAAATTACTTGTttaaggtttggttttgtgctccagtgaaattattttctgaaggtTCTGATTCAACCAGCAAACCAAAATGGATCAATGATTCACACAGACTTGGCAAACAGAGAGCACTGAAAGCAGCCTTCTTGTGAAACAGAGTGGGatgattttttcttcccttccaatGTAACCACAAGTTATCAGTTCCTTTAAGATTTCTTTAGGAAAGTGCTATCGAACTGCTAGAAAGACATTTGAAGTCAGCGCTAAAGAAGACACAGTAAAGTGTCAATAGTTATACAAATGATGCCAcgtggaaaacaaaacaaaacaaacccaaaacacctcaccaaaaaataaaaacccaaacccaaaagataaaaagattttaaaggcacaagagaatgaaagaaaaaactagCTTGTTGCACATGGTATGAACTCACATTAGGCATCCTTTCAAAAAGTCCAAGAAACCAGCATCATGGGTGTTCAGCACTGTGCTTAGATCCTTGGAGTCTGGGCATCTCTTTTTGCCTTTGCTGTTAGTCACGGATTTAGGAAAACCTTTGGAATCTTAAAAAAAAGGACATGCTCAAAAAAATTACGTTAAAAACCTTCactaaatactttaaaaagttgcATAAACAGTATCTATGTCCATCCCACTAACTCCAGCTTTGCCCTGATGGAGTGATAATCTGCCAGAATTGTGGCAAGCAGGATTGGTTACATCCTAGAGACTACATCCTACACTTCGttgatttgtttgctttgagCAATTTCCAAACCCAAATTATACACAGAGAAATGAGCAATATAAATTAGTTCCCAGAGCCCACTGCATTCCTTTTAGGAACAATATTTTTAAGGAGTAATTTCCCTATCACTTTGGCAGTTAGAGGCCCATAAGACATGAAGAGCAGAGTTCCAGGTTCGTTTGTAGGCCTCATGTTgtccttttgccttttttccatACCTCTTCCTGGAAGTATTTTTATCAGCTAGGAATTAGCTAAAGGTCTCTGACCCTATGCTACCAGTGCTATTAATTAGTAGATTAATTATTAGATTAACTACCAGGAGGGGATCCAGCAAGGACAAATAATCAGAAGAAATTACCAAAGAATGTTCTCTTCCTTGATGCAGCCTGGATAAAATCAGCTGGTGGAAGACCCAATACCTTCatagaaaattaattcataGAGTTACTCCTTATTTCATAAAGATACACAACAGCCATCAGGTGAGATGTGGCATTTTGCCCTCCATATGAAGTTGAATGTTGCAATTTACTGTGAAATGTctacaaaatatttcctcttaTTGTGGAGAGAATTAAGGGATCCCTTAGTGCTGCCTGTACACATCTTTATATCAAAAAtagtgtggcagcaggaccagggcagtgattgtccctctgtccatggcactggtgaggccacagctcaaatcctgtgtccGGTTCTGGGCCTGTCACTGCAAGATGGACAGTGAGGaactggagtgtgtccagagaagggaatggagctggggtagggtctggagcacaagtctgataaggggaagctgagggagctcagcctggaggaaaagaggctcaggggggaccttctggctcaAAGACCCATTTGGCTGCATTAAACCTCCCTCTGAAAAGCCAGGCCATAGCCAATCATATCTCATTATTGCTTGAGATTTCTCTTTGTTGCTGGTGGTGCAGTTTAACAAATGGGTATGCAAATCAATCCCAAAAGTTACCTCCATGATGCAGGCAAGTTGGTCAGCTTCATTTTCCCCTGGGAACAGCGGGTAGCCTGTGTAAAGCTCTGCTATGATACAGCCTAAGCTCCACATATCAACAGCCATAGCATAAGGATGACCAAGAATCACCTCAGGGGAGCGATAAAAGCGGCTCTGAACATAGGTGTACACTGTGTCAAAAATCAGACAAGAAGCAAAATATCACAGTTGGGACTGAAATGTCAGCTGCAGATTTCACAGAGGAGTGGCATATGTTCAGGCATCATAAATCTGTCTATCCATGAATTGCTCACATAGGCTCCGGAAACTTTTTCTAATCCCATCCTAAAAGTAATGGGTGATACACTTTCCACTGTTCTATTTAGAAATTGTTCTTCAACAAGTTTCACTGAAGGAAATTTTTCTACTAATGCTGAGATTCAACATATCCATGCTCATTTTCCTATTTGAAGGTGTTCCCTTTGCATCAATCAACAGTTCCTAAATTAAAAGCACAGTTCCCGTTTCTCTCCCTGTAGTATTCATACAAAAAGTACCAATTATAATTTAACCATCTCACTGAGAAAGGTTCTCTGGACCTGACAAACTTCTTGATAAGCGAAATATTTGGATTAGCCTCTTAAGTTTGTTTCAGCTAACCACTCCTGAAAGTGTAATTCTGATTGCAACAGGAGTAGAGGAGCTGATCAGGCTTgggacaaagaaaaagaatggtAATAACTCACTTGTCTCTACCAGTATTTGCTCCACCACCACTGGCTGAACAGTTCATCAGGTTCTAATTAGGGGCATAGGTCAATATATTAGCCCAATCaaagaaattgtttttccacattatttaaaattaagaaagctTATTAAGAAAATTACATCAACTTGACTTTTCTGCAAACCTCTTTGGTCTTCATAGCAGCTTGATCCAAAATCAATAACTTTGACTGAACCTTGGCCATTGTGGTATAATAGTATGTtctcctaaaaagaaaaaaaattacagggaAAAGAGGGGTTTTAATATTAAGTTAGTGAACACTTGGGAAAATCAGAATGCAAATCACATTTACACTTCTCTGCATAGTGAGAGCTTCAAAATTCAACCTCCTTTGGAATGCATTTGCTAACACAAGGAAGCAGCCAATAATGTGCAGTTGGGCAAAGCAGAGGGGAGATTTGGAAAGGTACCCAGGCTGCAGGTGAGCCAGACAGGGCACCAGCGAGCTCCCCAAAACCACTCCACAGttcctccctgcacagcttGCTCCAGACTCCGTGTCAGCTCACCTCTCTCCACCTGTGTGCTGCACAGGTCTCAAGGGAGGGATAAATGGCCAAGGCATGGTCCTATGGATTCTTAGCTGGGTGCAGGAGGGCACAGCACTGGGTGCCTGCAGTTCCAGCTGGAGAAGTGATCCTTAAACAGCCTGCTCAGCGATATGTGCACTGATGAGCAAACATGGCCTTCAGCTCTCTTCTGCAGAGAAGAGTTTTATCCTCATTAAAAGGCTGTCTAAATGAAGGATTTTCTTCTCCACTCCTCAGCAGACAGATGGTTACCTTTACCAACCAGTTTTACAGTGATTATATGTCAGGGCTTTGAAGGAATGAACACTTCCCAGGTGGATGCCAAACAATGATGAAGTGGTTTCTTGGGTAATTAGTTCATAAGGAAATGCTTCATGTGGCAGGAAGGAGAAGCTGCTACTGGTGAAAGTCAAGGCAAGGACTGATTTCCACAATCCCGGTGCTCTTGGCTCTGGTAAGGGAACCAGCATCCCCCCTCTGCAGCTCAATATCCCTTCGTGCTCATGGTAGGACTCTGTCTCTAATACTGAATCCCTCACAATGCAAGGGAGCTGATCAGAGCTGGAAAACCAGGATCAGCTGGAAAACCAGGATCAGCTGGAAAACCAGGCTTTGGAAGCAGTCATTATCTAGCATAAAGGCCAGAGAAGTTCCATATTCTACCTTATGTTGAGAAATATCATAGGAGGCAGATGGGATAACAGATGTGAGTTTCAGGCAACATAAATTAATGAAGCTGTACAATTGTTGAACGAGAACAAAACTGTCTTCTAGTTAACTCACTACATTTTCACTAATACGTTACTCTATTTAAATACAGACTACACTAATTGATGCTGCCAACGTCATTCCTTGTCAGTGGCTGCCTGGAAACAGATTTCCCATTGGGCTAATTGTTTTTGATTCAGATATTTGGGTTATCTTGCAAGCCTCTCTTCTCACTGCAAATTGGTCTGGCAAAGATATTGGCAAGACAGTGGGTACAGATAGTACGTGACTTCTCAGAATTCTAAACCAAGATACATTTAGAAAAGTGAGAACAGAATTTTATCCTTAGCATTTTTACCtgagaatttatttctttctttactggTTCCTTTGcccttttgaaaaggaaatcaaGAGAAACTTTTGCCTGAGGTGAAAATAGAATAAATACTTCCAGAAATCTCAGAAAATTGCAAAAATTTATATTTGGGGCTTAAGCAGAATGGAAACGTTTCACTTATCATGAATGCTTAGCTGatacagcagcaggaattggaTGACAGATGTTCCTCCAGAAACAGGTGAACACCCTAAATACTGGTCTACAGAATTCCTTTGCCATTTACTAGGCTACTTAATTTTATAGTTATGCCTAAGAAATTAAATAGACTTAACAGGATAACCTGAAACAGGCTGCCTTGTGAATACTCCTTGCATTACAATGTCCTTCATCTTGAAATACTTAATTTTACaagtacttttctttttctctaagtaAAAAGTCATTGCCTGAATTTTGGCAACCAAATAATCTCATTTAAAGCTTTGGTGAATGAACTGAATCAATGGTAATTTGACTGTAATAATCATTTGACTGTAGCATGAATATAATCTGAAATAAACTACAGCTTCTGTACAAACATCTTACTGGGTTTTAGGGTTTCTCCCGACAGTTCCTCTCAATCAGTATAGAATAGGATAAGCTCATTTATTCTGTACAGAATAGCAGGTGATGAAATGATTGCACTTACAGGCTTCAGATCACAGTGAATGATTCTTTCCTGGTAGAGCACTTGTAAACACCTCAGCACACATCGAGTGAAGTGGCGAATCAAAGACAGGCTGAAGCCTTGGAAATTGTTCTTTTTGATCAGCTCATACAAATTTATTCTGTGGGGGAGGAAGAAGCACCAGATAGGGAGCAGATAAGAGATtggagaatttatttttaaaggcatgATTAGTTTCCAGTGCATTAAGAGCTTGTCTTCCCACATGAGGGAGGACCCATGCAGAGGAAAATGACAGCTATTTTCCTCCCTGAGAATGCTGCTCTGCATGTGATATGCACAAACACCTCCCAGATCTAAAGCAGATGTAAAATCAGTGAACTTCCTTGCTAAACTCTCTGCTGTTAAGCAGCTGTGCTGATTCTCACCAAGAACAATAATCATTCAggaactgaaataaattttcttctgtctccttttGCTGTCATTTCTCTTTACTTTGGCATCTTgagtaaataatttctgtctAAAGGTTTTTAACCAGCAGTAAATATTTCTAGATAACCCCCCCATCAATTCAGGTCTCATTAGGTTTTTATATCCCTGCTGTGACCATCACATCTTAGCTCCTTCCAGTAGCCCTGCCCActagcctggagaag from Corvus hawaiiensis isolate bCorHaw1 chromosome 4, bCorHaw1.pri.cur, whole genome shotgun sequence harbors:
- the DYRK4 gene encoding dual specificity tyrosine-phosphorylation-regulated kinase 4 isoform X2, with translation MLTEIVDKRVSRGVLSLPHLEGQVKHGLAADAANPPPFESSLPQIANKSLQSVLPSLQENGTQGNFPQFDLPDSLPESDTRVQTKPSELENTSIGVKLPMTASEALKNFRNQLTVYEQKEIFNYTELWFLGLEAKKIEGLPETQNNNCYDDEHGSYLKVLHDHIAYRYEVLEVIGKGSFGQVAKCLDHKTNELVALKIIRNKKRFHSQAMVEVKILDALLKKDKDDTHNIIHMKEYFYFRNHFCIAFELLGINLYELIKKNNFQGFSLSLIRHFTRCVLRCLQVLYQERIIHCDLKPENILLYHNGQGSVKVIDFGSSCYEDQRVYTYVQSRFYRSPEVILGHPYAMAVDMWSLGCIIAELYTGYPLFPGENEADQLACIMEVLGLPPADFIQAASRKRTFFDSKGFPKSVTNSKGKKRCPDSKDLSTVLNTHDAGFLDFLKGCLMWEPSLRMTPDEAMKHAWIQEPKIFRKTQAPRKMSDGSFSVLENRRETIQNLWKNAADKVRSELADRLTPFTGTAENDVQNPRKHGIPEKYLENHMEKPIKYNQVEDSGERALPKTSLFFPPIK
- the DYRK4 gene encoding dual specificity tyrosine-phosphorylation-regulated kinase 4 isoform X1, giving the protein MLTEIVDKSSHVDAFSQSQLAVQERDHLGSNRVFHQRVSRGVLSLPHLEGQVKHGLAADAANPPPFESSLPQIANKSLQSVLPSLQENGTQGNFPQFDLPDSLPESDTRVQTKPSELENTSIGVKLPMTASEALKNFRNQLTVYEQKEIFNYTELWFLGLEAKKIEGLPETQNNNCYDDEHGSYLKVLHDHIAYRYEVLEVIGKGSFGQVAKCLDHKTNELVALKIIRNKKRFHSQAMVEVKILDALLKKDKDDTHNIIHMKEYFYFRNHFCIAFELLGINLYELIKKNNFQGFSLSLIRHFTRCVLRCLQVLYQERIIHCDLKPENILLYHNGQGSVKVIDFGSSCYEDQRVYTYVQSRFYRSPEVILGHPYAMAVDMWSLGCIIAELYTGYPLFPGENEADQLACIMEVLGLPPADFIQAASRKRTFFDSKGFPKSVTNSKGKKRCPDSKDLSTVLNTHDAGFLDFLKGCLMWEPSLRMTPDEAMKHAWIQEPKIFRKTQAPRKMSDGSFSVLENRRETIQNLWKNAADKVRSELADRLTPFTGTAENDVQNPRKHGIPEKYLENHMEKPIKYNQVEDSGERALPKTSLFFPPIK